A genomic segment from Lasioglossum baleicum chromosome 5, iyLasBale1, whole genome shotgun sequence encodes:
- the LOC143209018 gene encoding membrane-associated guanylate kinase, WW and PDZ domain-containing protein 1 isoform X1, producing the protein MATKTEDTTSIDNTNDGESMDKEVLAISGTDETGHRMPPTYLYSSSSEPNTGIPNQEQGNRSRNQATEDQLGPLPPNWEKAYTDTGEVYFIDHNTGTSHWLDPRLSKFQKRSLEECLDDELPYGWEKIDDTLYGTYFIDHVNRRTQYENPVLQAKRAQQSLGERKSPNFTRNPDKLKGQKIRTTLIKSSRGLGFTIVGGDDSVEEFLQIKSVVPNGPAWLDGKLQTGDVLVYVNDTCVLGFTHNEMVNVFKSIGSGETVTLEVCRGYPLPFDPNDPNTEVVTTIAVNAPDILTEDPRMYMDLDPTLQSNGRFNFLDSTFLPVHSLQNGENLATTSVNSMPDLCISDKINTIKRPSSTDILLSESNDMNDCKDSPLSSKPEFLSIAIVKGTMGFGFTIADSAHGQKVKKILDRQRCKNLMEGDILVNINDINVRNMCHSEVVQVLKDCPRNEEALIHVQRTTSKSNEKKEKNSQDFFRSKTPTADIYSTQTKTVVPSRPKTPLIDTRNRPKSPTNAIRPNWTEQSENELNPLDNRYKYGEYTHSMYYTDPYKANITNLSDNFATMTNLDDDSVRNTAKRDWVTNDKLNINNDVYSIDIPHHDNMLKQNGCLHSDYYKELYTTQSHSQYSEQDYNVYSIGQEQNVDTGEIWDKRKETTSFEHEQPHSSSIPRYTQYTNELVCPIVPDIEWIETLVTLVRQDTGFGFRIVGGTEEGSQQVSVGHIVPGGAADLDNRLNTGDLIMSVDGESVLNSSHHHVVQLMIAAAQNGRVTLGIRRRINTQEHLPENLQAPYSRQMNHQYPYDVTVTRMENEGFGFVIISSVNKAGSTIGRIIEGSPAERCGRLNVGDHILAVNHVDITNVCHKDIVNLIKDSGYSVTLTIGYPLDDCCSNTSLSQKDEPTCDGDGGQYHAVELTRGTRGFGFSIRGGREFQNMPLFVLQIAENGPASIDNRLRVGDQIIEINGINTKNMTHTEAIEIIRNGGPSVRLLVRRGCQMPSVNNLTIDQLSIRPIDEGTPRRHLFKLPEMGVHPKKRQKVRLFVFLNCCSSKNRYL; encoded by the exons ATGGCTACAAAAACTGAAGATACAACGTCCATTGATAATACCAATGATG GAGAGAGCATGGATAAGGAGGTATTAGCTATCAGTGGAACCGATGAAACTGGTCATCGCATGCCACCTACGTATTTGTACAGTTCAAGTTCAGAACCAAATACAGGGATACCCAATCAAGAACAGGGCAACAGGAGTCGTAATCAAGCCACGGAAGACCAGTTAGGACCATTGCCACCAAATTGGGAGAAGGCTTACACCGACACGGGAGAAGTATATTTTATAGA CCACAACACGGGTACTTCGCATTGGCTGGACCCACGGCTATCCAAATTTCAAAAAAGATCTTTGGAGGAATGTTTGGATGACGAATTGCCATACGGTTGGGAGAAAATAGATGACACGCTGTATGGAACGTACTTCATTGATCATGTAAATCGTCGAACTCAGTATGAAAATCCAGTATTGCAAGCGAAAAGGGCTCAGCAAAGTTTAGGGGAAAGAAAGAGTCCCAATTTCACTAGGAATCCGGATAAACTAAAGGGTCAGAAGATAAGAACAACGTTGATAAAGAGTTCGAGAGGGCTAGGGTTTACCATTGTCGGCGGAGACGATTCGGTGGAGgaatttttacaaataaaaagCGTTGTACCGAATGGCCCTGCGTGGTTGGATGGAAAATTGCAAACTG GGGATGTTTTGGTATACGTTAACGACACGTGCGTTTTGGGATTCACTCATAACGAGATGGTGAATGTTTTTAAATCAATTGGTAGCGGCGAGACTGTCACGCTGGAGGTATGTCGGGGTTATCCGTTGCCGTTCGATCCGAACGACCCTAACACGGAAGTTGTTACCACAATTGCTGTTAACGCGCCAG ATATTTTAACAGAAGATCCCCGGATGTACATGGATCTGGATCCCACCTTGCAAAGCAACGGTCGTTTCAATTTCCTGGACTCCACGTTCTTGCCGGTGCATAGCCTCCAAAACGGTGAGAACCTCGCCACCACCTCTGTCAACTCGATGCCGGACCTGTGTATCTCGGACAAGATCAACACGATTAAACGACCGAGCAGCACCGACATTCTTCTGTCGGAGAGCAACGACATGAACGATTGCAAGGACTCACCGTTGTCTTCCAAACCTGAATTTCTTAGTATTGCGATCGTGAAGGGGACCATGGGGTTCGGATTCACAATAGCGGATTCTGCGCACGGTCAAAAAGTCAAGAAGATCCTGGACCGGCAGCGTTGCAAAAATTTGATGGAGGGTGATATTCTGGTTAATATAAATGACATCAATGTGAGAAACATGTGCCACTCCGAAGTGGTGCAGGTGCTGAAAGATTGTCCGCGCAACGAAGAAGCGTTGATACATGTACAAAGAACAACGTCAAAGTCGAacgagaagaaggagaagaactCACAGGACTTTTTTCGAAGTAAAACACCGACCGCTGATATCTACAGCACTCAAACGAAGACTGTCGTACCGAGTCGACCGAAAACACCGCTGATAGACACTAGAAATCGCCCTAAGTCGCCAACGAATGCAATCAGACCGAATTGGACCGAGCAAAGCGAAAACGAGCTAAACCCGTTAGATAACCGATACAAGTACGGCGAATATACTCACAGCATGTACTATACTGACCCGTACAAGGCCAACATAACGAACCTGTCCGATAATTTCGCTACGATGACTAATCTCGACGACGATTCGGTGCGAAACACCGCGAAAAGAGATTGGGTCACGAACGACAAATTGAACATAAACAACGATGTGTATTCTATCGACATACCTCATCACGATAACATGCTGAAACAAAACGGATGCTTGCATTCGGACTACTATAAAGAGCTGTACACGACGCAGTCCCACTCGCAGTACAGCGAGCAAGATTACAATGTATATTCTATCGGTCAGGAGCAGAATGTTGACACTGGGGAGATATGGGATAAGCGTAAGGAAACCACGAGTTTTGAACATGAGCAACCACATTCCAGTTCTATACCACG ATATACCCAGTACACCAATGAACTAGTATGTCCTATTGTGCCTGACATAGAATGGATAGAAACGTTGGTGACGTTAGTGAGACAGGATACAGGCTTCGGATTTAGAATAGTTGGTGGCACCGAGGAAGGATCTCAA CAGGTCTCTGTCGGACACATTGTACCTGGTGGTGCAGCCGATTTGGACAACAGACTGAATACAGGCGATCTAATCATGTCGGTCGACGGTGAGAGTGTTTTGAACTCGTCGCACCACCATGTCGTCCAGTTGATGATCGCTGCAGCTCAAAATGGCAGGGTTACTTTAGGAATACGACGTCGAATTAACACCCAGGAACATCTTCCAGAAAATCTACAGGCTCCGTACAGTAGACAAATGAATCATCAGTATCCTTACGACGTGACGGTCACTCGAATGGAAAACGAAGGTTTTGGCTTCGTGATCATCTCTTCGGTGAACAAAGCTGGCTCGACTATCGGTAGGATAATTGAAGGCTCGCCTGCGGAAAGATGCGGCCGGTTGAACGTTGGAGACCATATTCTTGCCGTTAATCACGTGGATATCACGAACGTCTGCCACAAGGATATCGTGAACTTAATCAAGGACTCAGGTTATTCTGTTACTTTGACGATCGGTTACCCGCTCGACGATTGTTGCAGCAATACGTCTCTGTCTCAAAAG GATGAACCAACGTGCGACGGAGACGGAGGCCAATACCACGCGGTCGAATTAACACGCGGAACCCGAGGATTTGGTTTTAGTATTCGCGGCGGGCGTGAATTTCAAAATATGCCACTATTTGTGTTGCAAATTGCTGAGAATGGTCCCGCGTCTATTGATAATCGATTGAGA GTCGGAGACCAAATAATCGAGATAAATGGAATTAACACGAAAAACATGACTCACACGGAGGCAATCGAAATTATACGAAACGGTGGGCCATCCGTTCGACTTTTGGTTCGACGTGGTTGTCAGATGCCTTCAGTG AATAATCTCACAATCGACCAATTAAGTATTCGACCGATTGATGAGGGCACCCCGCGCAGGCATTTATTCAAATTACCCGAGATGGGTGTGCACCCCAAAAAACGTCAGAAAGTCCGACTTTTCGTTTTCTTAAACTGCTGTTCATCCAAAAATCGATATTTATGA
- the LOC143209018 gene encoding membrane-associated guanylate kinase, WW and PDZ domain-containing protein 1 isoform X3 — MIESKENLVDRDYRESMDKEVLAISGTDETGHRMPPTYLYSSSSEPNTGIPNQEQGNRSRNQATEDQLGPLPPNWEKAYTDTGEVYFIDHNTGTSHWLDPRLSKFQKRSLEECLDDELPYGWEKIDDTLYGTYFIDHVNRRTQYENPVLQAKRAQQSLGERKSPNFTRNPDKLKGQKIRTTLIKSSRGLGFTIVGGDDSVEEFLQIKSVVPNGPAWLDGKLQTGDVLVYVNDTCVLGFTHNEMVNVFKSIGSGETVTLEVCRGYPLPFDPNDPNTEVVTTIAVNAPDILTEDPRMYMDLDPTLQSNGRFNFLDSTFLPVHSLQNGENLATTSVNSMPDLCISDKINTIKRPSSTDILLSESNDMNDCKDSPLSSKPEFLSIAIVKGTMGFGFTIADSAHGQKVKKILDRQRCKNLMEGDILVNINDINVRNMCHSEVVQVLKDCPRNEEALIHVQRTTSKSNEKKEKNSQDFFRSKTPTADIYSTQTKTVVPSRPKTPLIDTRNRPKSPTNAIRPNWTEQSENELNPLDNRYKYGEYTHSMYYTDPYKANITNLSDNFATMTNLDDDSVRNTAKRDWVTNDKLNINNDVYSIDIPHHDNMLKQNGCLHSDYYKELYTTQSHSQYSEQDYNVYSIGQEQNVDTGEIWDKRKETTSFEHEQPHSSSIPRYTQYTNELVCPIVPDIEWIETLVTLVRQDTGFGFRIVGGTEEGSQQVSVGHIVPGGAADLDNRLNTGDLIMSVDGESVLNSSHHHVVQLMIAAAQNGRVTLGIRRRINTQEHLPENLQAPYSRQMNHQYPYDVTVTRMENEGFGFVIISSVNKAGSTIGRIIEGSPAERCGRLNVGDHILAVNHVDITNVCHKDIVNLIKDSGYSVTLTIGYPLDDCCSNTSLSQKDEPTCDGDGGQYHAVELTRGTRGFGFSIRGGREFQNMPLFVLQIAENGPASIDNRLRVGDQIIEINGINTKNMTHTEAIEIIRNGGPSVRLLVRRGCQMPSVNNLTIDQLSIRPIDEGTPRRHLFKLPEMGVHPKKRQKVRLFVFLNCCSSKNRYL, encoded by the exons ATGATCGAATCAAAAGAAAATCTCGTCGATCGTGATTACC GAGAGAGCATGGATAAGGAGGTATTAGCTATCAGTGGAACCGATGAAACTGGTCATCGCATGCCACCTACGTATTTGTACAGTTCAAGTTCAGAACCAAATACAGGGATACCCAATCAAGAACAGGGCAACAGGAGTCGTAATCAAGCCACGGAAGACCAGTTAGGACCATTGCCACCAAATTGGGAGAAGGCTTACACCGACACGGGAGAAGTATATTTTATAGA CCACAACACGGGTACTTCGCATTGGCTGGACCCACGGCTATCCAAATTTCAAAAAAGATCTTTGGAGGAATGTTTGGATGACGAATTGCCATACGGTTGGGAGAAAATAGATGACACGCTGTATGGAACGTACTTCATTGATCATGTAAATCGTCGAACTCAGTATGAAAATCCAGTATTGCAAGCGAAAAGGGCTCAGCAAAGTTTAGGGGAAAGAAAGAGTCCCAATTTCACTAGGAATCCGGATAAACTAAAGGGTCAGAAGATAAGAACAACGTTGATAAAGAGTTCGAGAGGGCTAGGGTTTACCATTGTCGGCGGAGACGATTCGGTGGAGgaatttttacaaataaaaagCGTTGTACCGAATGGCCCTGCGTGGTTGGATGGAAAATTGCAAACTG GGGATGTTTTGGTATACGTTAACGACACGTGCGTTTTGGGATTCACTCATAACGAGATGGTGAATGTTTTTAAATCAATTGGTAGCGGCGAGACTGTCACGCTGGAGGTATGTCGGGGTTATCCGTTGCCGTTCGATCCGAACGACCCTAACACGGAAGTTGTTACCACAATTGCTGTTAACGCGCCAG ATATTTTAACAGAAGATCCCCGGATGTACATGGATCTGGATCCCACCTTGCAAAGCAACGGTCGTTTCAATTTCCTGGACTCCACGTTCTTGCCGGTGCATAGCCTCCAAAACGGTGAGAACCTCGCCACCACCTCTGTCAACTCGATGCCGGACCTGTGTATCTCGGACAAGATCAACACGATTAAACGACCGAGCAGCACCGACATTCTTCTGTCGGAGAGCAACGACATGAACGATTGCAAGGACTCACCGTTGTCTTCCAAACCTGAATTTCTTAGTATTGCGATCGTGAAGGGGACCATGGGGTTCGGATTCACAATAGCGGATTCTGCGCACGGTCAAAAAGTCAAGAAGATCCTGGACCGGCAGCGTTGCAAAAATTTGATGGAGGGTGATATTCTGGTTAATATAAATGACATCAATGTGAGAAACATGTGCCACTCCGAAGTGGTGCAGGTGCTGAAAGATTGTCCGCGCAACGAAGAAGCGTTGATACATGTACAAAGAACAACGTCAAAGTCGAacgagaagaaggagaagaactCACAGGACTTTTTTCGAAGTAAAACACCGACCGCTGATATCTACAGCACTCAAACGAAGACTGTCGTACCGAGTCGACCGAAAACACCGCTGATAGACACTAGAAATCGCCCTAAGTCGCCAACGAATGCAATCAGACCGAATTGGACCGAGCAAAGCGAAAACGAGCTAAACCCGTTAGATAACCGATACAAGTACGGCGAATATACTCACAGCATGTACTATACTGACCCGTACAAGGCCAACATAACGAACCTGTCCGATAATTTCGCTACGATGACTAATCTCGACGACGATTCGGTGCGAAACACCGCGAAAAGAGATTGGGTCACGAACGACAAATTGAACATAAACAACGATGTGTATTCTATCGACATACCTCATCACGATAACATGCTGAAACAAAACGGATGCTTGCATTCGGACTACTATAAAGAGCTGTACACGACGCAGTCCCACTCGCAGTACAGCGAGCAAGATTACAATGTATATTCTATCGGTCAGGAGCAGAATGTTGACACTGGGGAGATATGGGATAAGCGTAAGGAAACCACGAGTTTTGAACATGAGCAACCACATTCCAGTTCTATACCACG ATATACCCAGTACACCAATGAACTAGTATGTCCTATTGTGCCTGACATAGAATGGATAGAAACGTTGGTGACGTTAGTGAGACAGGATACAGGCTTCGGATTTAGAATAGTTGGTGGCACCGAGGAAGGATCTCAA CAGGTCTCTGTCGGACACATTGTACCTGGTGGTGCAGCCGATTTGGACAACAGACTGAATACAGGCGATCTAATCATGTCGGTCGACGGTGAGAGTGTTTTGAACTCGTCGCACCACCATGTCGTCCAGTTGATGATCGCTGCAGCTCAAAATGGCAGGGTTACTTTAGGAATACGACGTCGAATTAACACCCAGGAACATCTTCCAGAAAATCTACAGGCTCCGTACAGTAGACAAATGAATCATCAGTATCCTTACGACGTGACGGTCACTCGAATGGAAAACGAAGGTTTTGGCTTCGTGATCATCTCTTCGGTGAACAAAGCTGGCTCGACTATCGGTAGGATAATTGAAGGCTCGCCTGCGGAAAGATGCGGCCGGTTGAACGTTGGAGACCATATTCTTGCCGTTAATCACGTGGATATCACGAACGTCTGCCACAAGGATATCGTGAACTTAATCAAGGACTCAGGTTATTCTGTTACTTTGACGATCGGTTACCCGCTCGACGATTGTTGCAGCAATACGTCTCTGTCTCAAAAG GATGAACCAACGTGCGACGGAGACGGAGGCCAATACCACGCGGTCGAATTAACACGCGGAACCCGAGGATTTGGTTTTAGTATTCGCGGCGGGCGTGAATTTCAAAATATGCCACTATTTGTGTTGCAAATTGCTGAGAATGGTCCCGCGTCTATTGATAATCGATTGAGA GTCGGAGACCAAATAATCGAGATAAATGGAATTAACACGAAAAACATGACTCACACGGAGGCAATCGAAATTATACGAAACGGTGGGCCATCCGTTCGACTTTTGGTTCGACGTGGTTGTCAGATGCCTTCAGTG AATAATCTCACAATCGACCAATTAAGTATTCGACCGATTGATGAGGGCACCCCGCGCAGGCATTTATTCAAATTACCCGAGATGGGTGTGCACCCCAAAAAACGTCAGAAAGTCCGACTTTTCGTTTTCTTAAACTGCTGTTCATCCAAAAATCGATATTTATGA
- the LOC143209018 gene encoding membrane-associated guanylate kinase, WW and PDZ domain-containing protein 1 isoform X5: protein MATKTEDTTSIDNTNDGESMDKEVLAISGTDETGHRMPPTYLYSSSSEPNTGIPNQEQGNRSRNQATEDQLGPLPPNWEKAYTDTGEVYFIDHNTGTSHWLDPRLSKFQKRSLEECLDDELPYGWEKIDDTLYGTYFIDHVNRRTQYENPVLQAKRAQQSLGERKSPNFTRNPDKLKGQKIRTTLIKSSRGLGFTIVGGDDSVEEFLQIKSVVPNGPAWLDGKLQTGDVLVYVNDTCVLGFTHNEMVNVFKSIGSGETVTLEVCRGYPLPFDPNDPNTEVVTTIAVNAPDILTEDPRMYMDLDPTLQSNGRFNFLDSTFLPVHSLQNGENLATTSVNSMPDLCISDKINTIKRPSSTDILLSESNDMNDCKDSPLSSKPEFLSIAIVKGTMGFGFTIADSAHGQKVKKILDRQRCKNLMEGDILVNINDINVRNMCHSEVVQVLKDCPRNEEALIHVQRTTSKSNEKKEKNSQDFFRSKTPTADIYSTQTKTVVPSRPKTPLIDTRNRPKSPTNAIRPNWTEQSENELNPLDNRYKYGEYTHSMYYTDPYKANITNLSDNFATMTNLDDDSVRNTAKRDWVTNDKLNINNDVYSIDIPHHDNMLKQNGCLHSDYYKELYTTQSHSQYSEQDYNVYSIGQEQNVDTGEIWDKRKETTSFEHEQPHSSSIPRYTQYTNELVCPIVPDIEWIETLVTLVRQDTGFGFRIVGGTEEGSQQVSVGHIVPGGAADLDNRLNTGDLIMSVDGESVLNSSHHHVVQLMIAAAQNGRVTLGIRRRINTQEHLPENLQAPYSRQMNHQYPYDVTVTRMENEGFGFVIISSVNKAGSTIGRIIEGSPAERCGRLNVGDHILAVNHVDITNVCHKDIVNLIKDSGYSVTLTIGYPLDDCCSNTSLSQKDEPTCDGDGGQYHAVELTRGTRGFGFSIRGGREFQNMPLFVLQIAENGPASIDNRLRVGDQIIEINGINTKNMTHTEAIEIIRNGGPSVRLLVRRGCQMPSVRVLD from the exons ATGGCTACAAAAACTGAAGATACAACGTCCATTGATAATACCAATGATG GAGAGAGCATGGATAAGGAGGTATTAGCTATCAGTGGAACCGATGAAACTGGTCATCGCATGCCACCTACGTATTTGTACAGTTCAAGTTCAGAACCAAATACAGGGATACCCAATCAAGAACAGGGCAACAGGAGTCGTAATCAAGCCACGGAAGACCAGTTAGGACCATTGCCACCAAATTGGGAGAAGGCTTACACCGACACGGGAGAAGTATATTTTATAGA CCACAACACGGGTACTTCGCATTGGCTGGACCCACGGCTATCCAAATTTCAAAAAAGATCTTTGGAGGAATGTTTGGATGACGAATTGCCATACGGTTGGGAGAAAATAGATGACACGCTGTATGGAACGTACTTCATTGATCATGTAAATCGTCGAACTCAGTATGAAAATCCAGTATTGCAAGCGAAAAGGGCTCAGCAAAGTTTAGGGGAAAGAAAGAGTCCCAATTTCACTAGGAATCCGGATAAACTAAAGGGTCAGAAGATAAGAACAACGTTGATAAAGAGTTCGAGAGGGCTAGGGTTTACCATTGTCGGCGGAGACGATTCGGTGGAGgaatttttacaaataaaaagCGTTGTACCGAATGGCCCTGCGTGGTTGGATGGAAAATTGCAAACTG GGGATGTTTTGGTATACGTTAACGACACGTGCGTTTTGGGATTCACTCATAACGAGATGGTGAATGTTTTTAAATCAATTGGTAGCGGCGAGACTGTCACGCTGGAGGTATGTCGGGGTTATCCGTTGCCGTTCGATCCGAACGACCCTAACACGGAAGTTGTTACCACAATTGCTGTTAACGCGCCAG ATATTTTAACAGAAGATCCCCGGATGTACATGGATCTGGATCCCACCTTGCAAAGCAACGGTCGTTTCAATTTCCTGGACTCCACGTTCTTGCCGGTGCATAGCCTCCAAAACGGTGAGAACCTCGCCACCACCTCTGTCAACTCGATGCCGGACCTGTGTATCTCGGACAAGATCAACACGATTAAACGACCGAGCAGCACCGACATTCTTCTGTCGGAGAGCAACGACATGAACGATTGCAAGGACTCACCGTTGTCTTCCAAACCTGAATTTCTTAGTATTGCGATCGTGAAGGGGACCATGGGGTTCGGATTCACAATAGCGGATTCTGCGCACGGTCAAAAAGTCAAGAAGATCCTGGACCGGCAGCGTTGCAAAAATTTGATGGAGGGTGATATTCTGGTTAATATAAATGACATCAATGTGAGAAACATGTGCCACTCCGAAGTGGTGCAGGTGCTGAAAGATTGTCCGCGCAACGAAGAAGCGTTGATACATGTACAAAGAACAACGTCAAAGTCGAacgagaagaaggagaagaactCACAGGACTTTTTTCGAAGTAAAACACCGACCGCTGATATCTACAGCACTCAAACGAAGACTGTCGTACCGAGTCGACCGAAAACACCGCTGATAGACACTAGAAATCGCCCTAAGTCGCCAACGAATGCAATCAGACCGAATTGGACCGAGCAAAGCGAAAACGAGCTAAACCCGTTAGATAACCGATACAAGTACGGCGAATATACTCACAGCATGTACTATACTGACCCGTACAAGGCCAACATAACGAACCTGTCCGATAATTTCGCTACGATGACTAATCTCGACGACGATTCGGTGCGAAACACCGCGAAAAGAGATTGGGTCACGAACGACAAATTGAACATAAACAACGATGTGTATTCTATCGACATACCTCATCACGATAACATGCTGAAACAAAACGGATGCTTGCATTCGGACTACTATAAAGAGCTGTACACGACGCAGTCCCACTCGCAGTACAGCGAGCAAGATTACAATGTATATTCTATCGGTCAGGAGCAGAATGTTGACACTGGGGAGATATGGGATAAGCGTAAGGAAACCACGAGTTTTGAACATGAGCAACCACATTCCAGTTCTATACCACG ATATACCCAGTACACCAATGAACTAGTATGTCCTATTGTGCCTGACATAGAATGGATAGAAACGTTGGTGACGTTAGTGAGACAGGATACAGGCTTCGGATTTAGAATAGTTGGTGGCACCGAGGAAGGATCTCAA CAGGTCTCTGTCGGACACATTGTACCTGGTGGTGCAGCCGATTTGGACAACAGACTGAATACAGGCGATCTAATCATGTCGGTCGACGGTGAGAGTGTTTTGAACTCGTCGCACCACCATGTCGTCCAGTTGATGATCGCTGCAGCTCAAAATGGCAGGGTTACTTTAGGAATACGACGTCGAATTAACACCCAGGAACATCTTCCAGAAAATCTACAGGCTCCGTACAGTAGACAAATGAATCATCAGTATCCTTACGACGTGACGGTCACTCGAATGGAAAACGAAGGTTTTGGCTTCGTGATCATCTCTTCGGTGAACAAAGCTGGCTCGACTATCGGTAGGATAATTGAAGGCTCGCCTGCGGAAAGATGCGGCCGGTTGAACGTTGGAGACCATATTCTTGCCGTTAATCACGTGGATATCACGAACGTCTGCCACAAGGATATCGTGAACTTAATCAAGGACTCAGGTTATTCTGTTACTTTGACGATCGGTTACCCGCTCGACGATTGTTGCAGCAATACGTCTCTGTCTCAAAAG GATGAACCAACGTGCGACGGAGACGGAGGCCAATACCACGCGGTCGAATTAACACGCGGAACCCGAGGATTTGGTTTTAGTATTCGCGGCGGGCGTGAATTTCAAAATATGCCACTATTTGTGTTGCAAATTGCTGAGAATGGTCCCGCGTCTATTGATAATCGATTGAGA GTCGGAGACCAAATAATCGAGATAAATGGAATTAACACGAAAAACATGACTCACACGGAGGCAATCGAAATTATACGAAACGGTGGGCCATCCGTTCGACTTTTGGTTCGACGTGGTTGTCAGATGCCTTCAGTG CGAGTGTTAGATTAA